In Streptomyces canus, one DNA window encodes the following:
- a CDS encoding amidohydrolase family protein has translation MSAMETTTALPKIISVDDHTVEPSDVWQNRLPKKYLDTGPRVVRAPLKEISFLGGRFKPVMGAPGDDGPLGDWWLYEGLQRPLTRLDTAVGYSRDEIKLEVITYEQMRPGSYDVPQRLADMDVNHVQSAVCFPTFPRFCGQTFTEAKDHELGLLCVQAYNDWMVEEWCGPDAQGRLIPLTLIPLWDAELAAAEVRRNAARGVRAVAFSEIPPHLGLPSVHSDDWDPFLAACDETGTVISMHIGSSSRMPSTSADAPPAVGSTITFANCCFSMVDWLMSGKFERFPNLKVMYAEGQIGWIPYILERADVVWEENRGWGGVADKVHRPPSELFTEHVYGCFFDDAFGLKNLDAIGVGNVLYETDYPHSDSTWPKSREVGEAQMGHLDAEVVERIVRGNAIDLLGLTPDGLWGGPK, from the coding sequence GTCCGCGCCCCGCTGAAGGAGATCAGCTTCCTGGGCGGCCGCTTCAAGCCCGTGATGGGCGCCCCCGGGGACGACGGACCCCTGGGCGACTGGTGGCTGTACGAGGGACTCCAGCGCCCCCTCACCCGCCTCGACACGGCGGTCGGCTACAGCAGGGACGAGATCAAGCTGGAGGTCATCACGTACGAACAGATGCGCCCCGGCTCCTACGACGTCCCCCAGCGCCTCGCCGACATGGACGTCAACCACGTCCAGTCGGCCGTCTGCTTCCCGACCTTCCCGCGCTTCTGCGGCCAGACCTTCACCGAGGCCAAGGACCACGAACTGGGTCTGCTCTGCGTCCAGGCCTACAACGACTGGATGGTGGAGGAGTGGTGCGGCCCCGACGCGCAGGGCCGGCTCATACCGCTCACCCTCATCCCGCTGTGGGACGCCGAACTGGCGGCCGCGGAGGTACGCCGCAACGCCGCCCGCGGGGTCCGCGCCGTCGCCTTCTCCGAGATACCCCCGCACCTCGGCCTGCCCTCCGTCCACTCCGACGACTGGGACCCCTTCCTCGCTGCCTGCGACGAGACCGGCACGGTCATCTCGATGCACATCGGCTCCAGCAGCCGTATGCCCTCCACCTCCGCCGACGCCCCGCCCGCCGTCGGCTCCACGATCACCTTCGCCAACTGCTGCTTCTCGATGGTCGACTGGCTGATGAGCGGCAAGTTCGAGCGCTTCCCGAACCTCAAGGTCATGTACGCGGAAGGCCAGATCGGCTGGATCCCCTACATCCTGGAGCGCGCCGACGTGGTCTGGGAGGAGAACCGCGGCTGGGGCGGCGTCGCCGACAAGGTCCACCGCCCGCCGTCCGAGCTCTTCACCGAGCACGTCTACGGCTGCTTCTTCGACGACGCGTTCGGCCTGAAGAACCTGGATGCGATCGGCGTGGGGAACGTGCTGTACGAGACCGACTACCCCCACTCCGACTCCACGTGGCCGAAGTCCCGCGAGGTCGGCGAGGCGCAGATGGGACACCTGGACGCCGAGGTGGTGGAGCGGATCGTGCGGGGCAACGCCATCGACCTGCTCGGTCTCACCCCGGACGGCCTCTGGGGCGGCCCGAAGTGA
- a CDS encoding LLM class F420-dependent oxidoreductase — translation MEYGIQLPVQSQSTLYAEPWEAGAGPEDLAEVAGAADRAGFAYIAACDHVAVPRRLAPAMSTVWYDPVATLAFLAGVTERVRLLSHVAVVGLRHPLLTAKQYATLDHLSGGRLILGVGAGHVQEEFEALGVDFAGRGAVLDESIDALRKALGPEEFPEHHGKLYDFEGLGQRPRPTQSRVPVWVGGSSPAAVRRAALKGDGWLPQGDPRDRLPAQIDRIRRLRAEAGVEGPFSVGAIAEPLHVGTPTWDVGRRTLSGPPDELAESLRAYRAMGVDQIQVRFRSRERAELIDQISAFGADIAPHL, via the coding sequence ATGGAGTACGGCATCCAGCTCCCCGTCCAGTCCCAGAGCACCCTCTACGCCGAGCCCTGGGAGGCCGGCGCCGGGCCGGAGGATCTCGCCGAGGTGGCCGGGGCCGCCGACCGCGCCGGGTTCGCGTACATCGCGGCCTGCGACCACGTGGCCGTCCCCCGCCGCCTCGCCCCCGCGATGAGCACGGTCTGGTACGACCCGGTCGCCACCCTCGCCTTCCTGGCGGGCGTGACCGAACGGGTGCGGCTGCTGAGTCATGTGGCGGTGGTCGGGCTGCGGCACCCCCTGCTCACCGCCAAGCAGTACGCCACCCTCGACCATCTGAGCGGCGGGCGGCTGATCCTCGGGGTCGGTGCGGGACATGTGCAGGAGGAGTTCGAGGCGCTCGGGGTCGACTTCGCGGGGCGCGGGGCCGTTCTCGACGAGTCGATCGACGCGCTGCGAAAGGCCCTGGGGCCCGAGGAGTTCCCCGAACACCACGGCAAGCTTTACGACTTCGAGGGCCTCGGGCAGCGTCCGCGGCCCACGCAGTCCCGCGTACCGGTGTGGGTCGGCGGGTCCTCTCCGGCCGCCGTGCGCCGGGCCGCGCTCAAGGGTGACGGGTGGCTGCCCCAGGGGGACCCCCGGGACCGGCTGCCCGCACAGATCGATCGGATACGGCGGCTGCGGGCGGAGGCGGGCGTCGAAGGGCCGTTCAGCGTCGGGGCCATCGCCGAGCCGCTCCACGTCGGCACGCCCACGTGGGACGTCGGCCGCCGGACGCTCAGTGGCCCGCCCGACGAACTCGCCGAGTCCCTGCGTGCCTACCGCGCGATGGGCGTGGACCAGATCCAGGTGCGCTTCCGCAGCCGCGAACGGGCCGAACTCATCGACCAGATCTCGGCGTTCGGCGCCGACATCGCCCCCCACCTCTGA